One segment of Desmodus rotundus isolate HL8 chromosome 6, HLdesRot8A.1, whole genome shotgun sequence DNA contains the following:
- the GZF1 gene encoding GDNF-inducible zinc finger protein 1 isoform X1, producing the protein MESGAVLLESKSSPVNLLHEMHQLRLLGHLCDVTVSVEYQGVRKEFMAHKAVLAATSKFFKEMFLNEKTVDGARTNVYLNEVQVVDFASFLEFVYTAKVQVEEDRVQRMLEMAEKLKCLDLSETCFQLKKQMLESVLLELQNFSESQEVEGSSGSQGSEGSVTPDTGASVAADSPLANGLMDSSDPLVQRISNGMLPDMPPRKSKEKPDKKKDVVKPSYPKIRRASGRLAGRKVFVEIPKKKYTRRLREQQKSAEDDVGDYRWPQEPSLDTVGTEMEPVTKNEDFSAEVEVGEVLQKARNAGEEDGEEEKRKSNFKCTICEKAFLYEKSFLKHIRHYHGVATEMVHRCDTCGQTFANRCNLKSHQRHVHSSERHFPCEFCGKKFKRKKDVKRHVVQVHEGGGERHHCQQCGKGLSSKTALRLHERTHTGHKPYGCTECEAKFSQPSALKTHMRLEWKLNCKVRFEIHPKLSSECCTFRIHTGEKPFVCDECGARFTQNHMLIYHKRCHTGERPFMCETCGKSFASKEYLKHHNRIHTGSKPFKCEVCFRTFAQRNSLYQHIKVHTGERPYCCDQCGKQFTQLNALQRHHRIHTGEKPFMCNACGRTFTDKSTLRRHTSVHDKNTPWKSFLVIVDGSPKNDEGHKTEQPDEEYASSKLSDKLLSFAENNHFHNLATVQGSISTVHENSSADTACKLDNSVVSQDALLATTISELSELTPQTHLIPTQLQSLTNME; encoded by the exons atggaAAGTGGTGCAGTTCTGCTGGAATCCAAATCCTCACCGGTTAACCTTCTGCATGAAATGCATCAGCTGCGCCTTCTGGGTCACCTATGTGACGTGACTGTCAGTGTGGAGTACCAGGGCGTCCGCAAAGAATTCATGGCCCATAAGGCAGTGCTGGCAGCCACCAgcaaattttttaaggaaatgttcCTTAATGAGAAGACTGTGGATGGCGCTCGGACTAACGTCTACTTAAATGAAGTACAAGTTGTTGACTTTGCTTCATTTCTTGAGTTCGTTTACACCGCAAAGGTACAGGTAGAAGAAGATCGGGTGCAGCGAATGCTGGAAATGGCTGAAAAGCTAAAATGTTTGGACTTATCAGAAACTTGTTTTCAATTAAAGAAACAGATGTTAGAGTCAGTACTTTTGGAGTTGCAgaatttctctgagtctcaggaGGTGGAAGGGAGCAGTGGCTCCCAAGGCAGTGAAGGCAGTGTTACTCCTGATACTGGGGCAAGTGTGGCTGCAGACAGTCCTCTTGCCAATGGCCTTATGGACTCCTCTGACCCCTTAGTGCAGAGAATCAGCAATGGCATGTTGCCAGATATGCCCCCAAGGAAGTCCAAGGAGAaaccagacaagaagaaagaTGTAGTTAAGCCTTCCTACCCTAAAATCAGAAGAGCTAGTGGAAGGCTGGCTGGCAGAAAGGTATTTGTAGAAATtcctaaaaagaaatatacaagaaGACTCCGAGAACAGCAGAAAAGTGCTGAAGATGATGTGGGGGACTACAGGTGGCCACAAGAACCCAGCCTAGACACTGTGGGTACAGAGATGGAGCCAGTAACAAAAAATGAGGATTTCAGTGCtgaagtggaggtgggggaggtgctgCAGAAGGCAAGGAATGCAGGGGAGGAGGACggtgaggaggagaagaggaagagcaacttTAAGTGCACTATCTGTGAAAAGGCCTTTTTGTATGAGAAGAGCTTTTTGAAGCACATCAGGCACTACCACGGAGTGGCCACTGAGATGGTTCACCGCTGTGACACCTGTGGCCAGACCTTCGCCAACCGCTGCAACCTGAAGAGCCACCAGCGTCACGTGCACAGCAGTGAGCGCCACTTCCCATGTGAGTTCTGTGGGAagaaattcaagaggaagaaagatgTCAAGCGGCATGTGGTGCAGGTCCACGAGGGGGGTGGTGAGCGGCACCACTGCCAGCAGTGTGGCAAGGGCCTGAGTTCTAAGACGGCCCTACGGCTCCATGAGCGGACACACACGGGCCACAAGCCCTATGGCTGCACTGAGTGTGAGGCCAAGTTCTCACAGCCCTCAGCACTGAAGACCCACATGAG GCTGGAGTGGAAATTGAATTGCAAAGTGAGGTTTGAAATACATCCTAAGTTATCATCTGAATGTTGTACTTTCAGAATTCATACAGGGGAAAAACCTTTTGTCTGTGATGAATGTGGTGCAAGATTCACTCAGAACCACATGCTGATTTATCATAAAAGGTGTCACACAG GTGAAAGACCTTTTATGTGTGAAACATGTGGCAAGAGTTTTGCTTCTAAGGAGTACTTAAAACATCACAATAGAATCCATACTGGATCCAAACCCTTTAAATGTGAAGTTTGTTTCAGGACTTTTGCCCAGCGGAATTCACTTTACCAGCATATTAAAGTCCACACAG GAGAACGTCCCTATTGTTGTGACCAGTGTGGTAAGCAGTTCACCCAGCTCAATGCACTCCAGCGCCACCATCGGatccacacaggagagaagccgTTCATGTGTAACGCATGTGGACGGACCTTTACTGACAAGTCCACTCTCCGGCGGCACACCTCA GTACATGATAAGAATACGCCATGGAAGTCTTTCCTTGTTATTGTAGATGGCTCACCCAAGAATGATGAAGGGCATAAAACTGAACAGCCTGATGAAGAATATGCATCATCCAAACTTTCAGATAAATTGCTGTCTTTTGCAGAAAATAACCATTTTCACAACCTGGCCACGGTCCAAGGCAGCATATCTACTGTGCACGAGAATAGTTCTGCAGACACAGCCTGCAAGTTGGATAATTCTGTGGTGTCCCAGGATGCTCTGTTGGCCACCACCATCAGTGAGCTTAGTGAGCTGACTCCACAGACACATCTGATACCCACACAACTTCAATCTTTGACCAACATGGAGTAA
- the GZF1 gene encoding GDNF-inducible zinc finger protein 1 isoform X2, translated as MESGAVLLESKSSPVNLLHEMHQLRLLGHLCDVTVSVEYQGVRKEFMAHKAVLAATSKFFKEMFLNEKTVDGARTNVYLNEVQVVDFASFLEFVYTAKVQVEEDRVQRMLEMAEKLKCLDLSETCFQLKKQMLESVLLELQNFSESQEVEGSSGSQGSEGSVTPDTGASVAADSPLANGLMDSSDPLVQRISNGMLPDMPPRKSKEKPDKKKDVVKPSYPKIRRASGRLAGRKVFVEIPKKKYTRRLREQQKSAEDDVGDYRWPQEPSLDTVGTEMEPVTKNEDFSAEVEVGEVLQKARNAGEEDGEEEKRKSNFKCTICEKAFLYEKSFLKHIRHYHGVATEMVHRCDTCGQTFANRCNLKSHQRHVHSSERHFPCEFCGKKFKRKKDVKRHVVQVHEGGGERHHCQQCGKGLSSKTALRLHERTHTGHKPYGCTECEAKFSQPSALKTHMRIHTGEKPFVCDECGARFTQNHMLIYHKRCHTGERPFMCETCGKSFASKEYLKHHNRIHTGSKPFKCEVCFRTFAQRNSLYQHIKVHTGERPYCCDQCGKQFTQLNALQRHHRIHTGEKPFMCNACGRTFTDKSTLRRHTSVHDKNTPWKSFLVIVDGSPKNDEGHKTEQPDEEYASSKLSDKLLSFAENNHFHNLATVQGSISTVHENSSADTACKLDNSVVSQDALLATTISELSELTPQTHLIPTQLQSLTNME; from the exons atggaAAGTGGTGCAGTTCTGCTGGAATCCAAATCCTCACCGGTTAACCTTCTGCATGAAATGCATCAGCTGCGCCTTCTGGGTCACCTATGTGACGTGACTGTCAGTGTGGAGTACCAGGGCGTCCGCAAAGAATTCATGGCCCATAAGGCAGTGCTGGCAGCCACCAgcaaattttttaaggaaatgttcCTTAATGAGAAGACTGTGGATGGCGCTCGGACTAACGTCTACTTAAATGAAGTACAAGTTGTTGACTTTGCTTCATTTCTTGAGTTCGTTTACACCGCAAAGGTACAGGTAGAAGAAGATCGGGTGCAGCGAATGCTGGAAATGGCTGAAAAGCTAAAATGTTTGGACTTATCAGAAACTTGTTTTCAATTAAAGAAACAGATGTTAGAGTCAGTACTTTTGGAGTTGCAgaatttctctgagtctcaggaGGTGGAAGGGAGCAGTGGCTCCCAAGGCAGTGAAGGCAGTGTTACTCCTGATACTGGGGCAAGTGTGGCTGCAGACAGTCCTCTTGCCAATGGCCTTATGGACTCCTCTGACCCCTTAGTGCAGAGAATCAGCAATGGCATGTTGCCAGATATGCCCCCAAGGAAGTCCAAGGAGAaaccagacaagaagaaagaTGTAGTTAAGCCTTCCTACCCTAAAATCAGAAGAGCTAGTGGAAGGCTGGCTGGCAGAAAGGTATTTGTAGAAATtcctaaaaagaaatatacaagaaGACTCCGAGAACAGCAGAAAAGTGCTGAAGATGATGTGGGGGACTACAGGTGGCCACAAGAACCCAGCCTAGACACTGTGGGTACAGAGATGGAGCCAGTAACAAAAAATGAGGATTTCAGTGCtgaagtggaggtgggggaggtgctgCAGAAGGCAAGGAATGCAGGGGAGGAGGACggtgaggaggagaagaggaagagcaacttTAAGTGCACTATCTGTGAAAAGGCCTTTTTGTATGAGAAGAGCTTTTTGAAGCACATCAGGCACTACCACGGAGTGGCCACTGAGATGGTTCACCGCTGTGACACCTGTGGCCAGACCTTCGCCAACCGCTGCAACCTGAAGAGCCACCAGCGTCACGTGCACAGCAGTGAGCGCCACTTCCCATGTGAGTTCTGTGGGAagaaattcaagaggaagaaagatgTCAAGCGGCATGTGGTGCAGGTCCACGAGGGGGGTGGTGAGCGGCACCACTGCCAGCAGTGTGGCAAGGGCCTGAGTTCTAAGACGGCCCTACGGCTCCATGAGCGGACACACACGGGCCACAAGCCCTATGGCTGCACTGAGTGTGAGGCCAAGTTCTCACAGCCCTCAGCACTGAAGACCCACATGAG AATTCATACAGGGGAAAAACCTTTTGTCTGTGATGAATGTGGTGCAAGATTCACTCAGAACCACATGCTGATTTATCATAAAAGGTGTCACACAG GTGAAAGACCTTTTATGTGTGAAACATGTGGCAAGAGTTTTGCTTCTAAGGAGTACTTAAAACATCACAATAGAATCCATACTGGATCCAAACCCTTTAAATGTGAAGTTTGTTTCAGGACTTTTGCCCAGCGGAATTCACTTTACCAGCATATTAAAGTCCACACAG GAGAACGTCCCTATTGTTGTGACCAGTGTGGTAAGCAGTTCACCCAGCTCAATGCACTCCAGCGCCACCATCGGatccacacaggagagaagccgTTCATGTGTAACGCATGTGGACGGACCTTTACTGACAAGTCCACTCTCCGGCGGCACACCTCA GTACATGATAAGAATACGCCATGGAAGTCTTTCCTTGTTATTGTAGATGGCTCACCCAAGAATGATGAAGGGCATAAAACTGAACAGCCTGATGAAGAATATGCATCATCCAAACTTTCAGATAAATTGCTGTCTTTTGCAGAAAATAACCATTTTCACAACCTGGCCACGGTCCAAGGCAGCATATCTACTGTGCACGAGAATAGTTCTGCAGACACAGCCTGCAAGTTGGATAATTCTGTGGTGTCCCAGGATGCTCTGTTGGCCACCACCATCAGTGAGCTTAGTGAGCTGACTCCACAGACACATCTGATACCCACACAACTTCAATCTTTGACCAACATGGAGTAA